One region of Candidatus Zymogenus saltonus genomic DNA includes:
- a CDS encoding nucleotidyltransferase family protein, translating to MARFLSAAEIIRLALISRWAGKGISASLPQIDRLPGNLIPFAVDKGSLGILITALTDWGLLPLLADAEIKRARTTLARTELLNMAMRRELEAIFKMFNDGGVRAVLIKGHDLINRYYKDFRIRPSTDADILIHQKDFGAAAEIFKGAGYEPFSAEPEGEIPAHWSKGSLYIDLHTKIIDEGRIRSREYLPTLSTDEIFASAEKIKIGDADYLSTNPYHTIIISSHHALKHSYLMNYWFMDVGRVIESLGEGFSLGLLFDNAGSNKLIKIVGRMLWILTERFGFPLNSDEVSGFKPGPIERRLVSAAIGSRRSLQFGDILLGLNIDNSRQKLYYYRELLFPEWRVLLREGGSGAEHGKSGKIYFSRTIHLLKSLFGIIFRRKE from the coding sequence GTGGCTCGATTCTTAAGCGCTGCGGAGATTATCAGGCTCGCCCTGATAAGCCGATGGGCGGGAAAAGGGATTTCCGCGTCGCTTCCGCAAATCGACAGGCTTCCGGGAAACCTTATCCCCTTCGCCGTGGACAAGGGCTCTCTCGGGATATTGATCACGGCACTGACCGACTGGGGGCTTCTCCCCCTCCTTGCCGATGCGGAGATCAAGAGGGCCAGGACGACGCTTGCCCGCACGGAATTGTTGAACATGGCGATGAGGCGGGAGCTCGAGGCAATATTCAAAATGTTCAATGATGGGGGGGTGAGGGCGGTCCTCATCAAGGGGCACGACCTCATCAACCGTTACTACAAGGATTTCAGGATAAGGCCCTCCACAGACGCCGATATTCTAATCCACCAAAAAGATTTCGGGGCGGCGGCAGAGATATTTAAGGGGGCGGGGTACGAGCCGTTTTCGGCAGAACCCGAAGGGGAAATCCCAGCCCACTGGTCAAAAGGCTCGCTCTACATCGACCTCCACACGAAGATAATCGACGAGGGGAGGATAAGGAGCAGGGAATATCTTCCGACCCTGTCCACAGACGAGATATTCGCGTCGGCCGAAAAGATCAAAATAGGGGACGCCGATTATCTCTCCACAAACCCATACCACACGATAATAATCTCGTCCCACCACGCCCTGAAACACTCGTATCTCATGAACTACTGGTTTATGGACGTGGGAAGGGTGATCGAGTCCCTCGGCGAAGGGTTTTCCCTCGGCCTGCTTTTTGACAATGCCGGCTCCAATAAACTAATAAAGATCGTCGGGAGGATGCTCTGGATATTGACCGAGCGGTTCGGTTTTCCCCTAAACTCGGATGAAGTCTCCGGGTTTAAGCCCGGCCCGATCGAGAGGAGGCTTGTATCGGCGGCAATCGGGAGCAGGCGCTCCCTCCAATTCGGCGATATCCTCCTGGGCTTAAATATTGACAATTCAAGACAAAAGTTATATTATTATAGAGAACTGCTGTTTCCCGAGTGGAGAGTCCTATTGAGGGAAGGAGGAAGCGGCGCGGAGCACGGGAAAAGCGGTAAGATCTATTTCTCAAGAACGATTCACCTCCTAAAATCTCTCTTCGGCATCATATTTCGCAGGAAAGAGTAA